A section of the Polynucleobacter sp. AP-Sving-400A-A2 genome encodes:
- a CDS encoding peptide chain release factor 3, with protein MDTTTPSTPGAEVLRRRSFAIISHPDAGKTTLTEKLLLYAGAIQIAGSVKARKASRHATSDWMEIEKQRGISVASSVMQMEYRDCIINLLDTPGHQDFSEDTYRVLTAVDSALMVIDAANGVESQTLRLLEVCRARNTPIVTFINKMDREVKPPMELMDEIETALGIEVVPFTWPVGMGKSFAGVIDIANSQMRMFKAGEDRVTEDSHAIVDIHDPALKERLGTDLENALAEVDLIKNAMPAFDREAFLAGRQSPVFFGSAINNFGVREILNTLVELAPSPGSRKALQREVSPAENKFSAVVFKIQANMDPAHRDRVAFLRICSGHFQRGMKLKICRNGKEVRTNNALSFLSQRRDILDEAFPGDIIGLPNHGLLRLGDTLTEGEQLQFTGLPFFAPEIFRMVESADPLRSKQLRTGLMQLGEEGAIQVFRPMTGGTMLLGAFGQLQFEVVSHRLQTEYGAEVRLLPARYNLARWVSSEDPVALKKFMLENIHRMAEDVVGASVFLASHKSELDVAQQRWESIQFHALREHAGLIYQSDLAG; from the coding sequence ATCGATACCACCACCCCCAGCACTCCCGGCGCAGAAGTTTTAAGACGCCGTAGCTTCGCTATCATCTCTCACCCAGATGCCGGTAAGACCACGCTTACTGAAAAACTCTTGCTATACGCGGGAGCGATTCAGATTGCGGGTAGTGTTAAAGCCCGCAAGGCCAGCCGGCATGCGACCTCAGACTGGATGGAGATTGAGAAACAGCGTGGTATTTCCGTAGCCAGCTCTGTAATGCAAATGGAATATCGCGATTGCATTATTAATCTGCTAGATACCCCAGGTCACCAAGACTTCTCCGAAGATACTTACCGCGTATTGACTGCAGTTGATTCTGCATTGATGGTAATTGATGCTGCTAATGGTGTTGAGTCGCAAACCTTGCGTTTGCTTGAAGTCTGCCGTGCGCGCAACACACCAATCGTCACCTTTATCAATAAGATGGATCGTGAAGTAAAGCCACCCATGGAGCTCATGGATGAAATTGAAACTGCACTCGGTATTGAAGTCGTTCCTTTTACATGGCCAGTAGGTATGGGTAAATCTTTTGCTGGTGTGATTGATATTGCTAACTCTCAAATGCGTATGTTCAAGGCAGGCGAAGATCGCGTGACTGAAGATTCTCACGCCATTGTTGATATTCATGATCCCGCCTTAAAAGAGCGACTGGGTACTGATCTTGAAAATGCACTTGCTGAAGTAGATTTAATTAAAAATGCGATGCCAGCCTTTGACCGTGAAGCCTTTCTAGCAGGCCGTCAGTCGCCGGTATTCTTTGGCTCTGCCATTAATAATTTTGGTGTACGTGAAATTCTTAACACCTTGGTTGAGCTTGCACCATCACCGGGATCACGCAAAGCACTGCAGCGCGAAGTGAGCCCAGCAGAGAATAAATTTTCTGCAGTAGTCTTTAAGATTCAAGCAAACATGGATCCAGCCCATCGAGATCGCGTTGCCTTCTTGCGCATTTGCTCGGGGCATTTTCAGCGCGGTATGAAACTGAAGATTTGTCGTAATGGCAAAGAAGTACGTACCAATAATGCGCTATCTTTCTTATCGCAACGACGCGATATCTTGGATGAAGCTTTCCCTGGAGATATTATTGGCTTGCCAAACCATGGTCTACTTCGATTGGGTGATACGCTCACCGAAGGCGAGCAATTGCAATTCACAGGCTTACCATTTTTTGCTCCAGAAATTTTTCGCATGGTCGAGTCCGCAGATCCCTTGCGCTCCAAGCAATTGCGCACAGGCTTAATGCAGCTTGGCGAAGAGGGTGCGATTCAAGTATTTCGTCCTATGACTGGTGGCACCATGTTGCTTGGCGCATTTGGACAACTGCAATTTGAAGTGGTGAGCCATCGCCTGCAGACGGAATATGGGGCGGAAGTGCGTTTGCTACCGGCACGTTACAACTTGGCTCGCTGGGTAAGCTCCGAAGATCCTGTGGCACTCAAAAAATTCATGCTAGAAAATATTCACCGCATGGCAGAGGATGTTGTGGGCGCTTCCGTATTTTTAGCTAGCCATAAATCTGAACTGGATGTTGCTCAACAGCGCTGGGAATCCATTCAGTTCCATGCCCTAAGGGAACATGCAGGCCTGATCTATCAATCAGACCTCGCTGGTTAA
- a CDS encoding DUF2798 domain-containing protein, translating into MNIPNLIFAAIMGGLMSLSITLATTLVRVGFARDFFWVWVEVWALAYPVAMICILIYRPFASKLTASLVKKLER; encoded by the coding sequence ATGAATATTCCCAATCTTATTTTTGCTGCCATCATGGGCGGACTCATGTCATTGAGCATTACTTTGGCTACCACTTTGGTGCGCGTAGGTTTTGCACGGGATTTCTTTTGGGTGTGGGTGGAGGTTTGGGCGCTTGCCTACCCAGTGGCGATGATTTGTATTTTGATTTATCGTCCGTTTGCTAGCAAGCTTACTGCAAGTTTAGTAAAGAAACTGGAGCGATGA
- a CDS encoding MOSC domain-containing protein, giving the protein MKVSPQIHSIYIAARAGELMVQLAQAEIISGEGIVGDRYALGLGAFSKTKPKIRHISLIALSAIENANGQLHAQQQPLFGGGDTRRNLVIKGISEEELNSLVGQTFYLGGIAFKGTELCEPCQRPANLLKRPDFMNAFENRGGLRAEALDSGTISHGDSLTYSSEQEK; this is encoded by the coding sequence ATGAAAGTTTCTCCCCAAATTCACTCCATTTATATTGCTGCTCGAGCAGGCGAGCTGATGGTGCAGCTTGCACAAGCTGAGATTATTTCTGGTGAAGGTATTGTGGGCGATCGCTACGCACTAGGTCTTGGTGCATTCTCTAAGACCAAGCCTAAAATACGCCATATTTCTCTCATTGCTCTCTCGGCCATAGAAAATGCTAATGGTCAATTGCATGCTCAACAGCAGCCGCTTTTTGGAGGGGGCGATACCCGAAGAAATCTGGTAATCAAGGGAATTTCTGAGGAAGAGCTAAATAGTCTCGTTGGCCAGACTTTCTATTTAGGAGGTATCGCATTTAAAGGCACCGAGTTATGCGAACCTTGTCAGCGTCCAGCCAATTTGCTAAAAAGGCCCGACTTCATGAATGCTTTTGAGAATAGGGGCGGTCTCAGAGCAGAAGCTCTAGACTCTGGGACTATTAGCCATGGCGATTCGCTCACATACTCATCAGAACAAGAAAAATGA
- a CDS encoding GNAT family N-acetyltransferase, translating to MITFAEHASISPEQAIDLYVRSTLGERRPIDSAETFAAMLANSNLTISAWDGEKLIGISRSLTDFAYVAYLADLAVDEDYQRQGIGKQLIEETKKRLKPDCMIVLLAAPKANTYYEHLGFEHNPRAWTMKK from the coding sequence ATGATTACCTTTGCCGAGCATGCAAGCATTAGCCCCGAACAGGCGATCGACCTTTATGTTCGATCAACTCTCGGGGAGCGCCGCCCAATTGATAGCGCTGAAACCTTTGCAGCAATGCTCGCCAATTCAAATCTCACTATTTCTGCGTGGGATGGTGAAAAACTTATTGGGATCAGTCGTAGCCTGACAGACTTTGCCTATGTGGCTTATTTGGCTGACCTTGCTGTAGATGAAGATTACCAGCGGCAGGGAATAGGAAAGCAGCTCATTGAAGAAACTAAGAAGCGCTTAAAGCCTGACTGCATGATTGTGTTACTTGCAGCTCCGAAAGCAAATACTTACTATGAGCACCTAGGCTTTGAGCATAATCCACGTGCTTGGACCATGAAAAAATAA
- a CDS encoding histidine phosphatase family protein, which produces MSTTKLCLIRHGETTWNAERRLQGHTDIPLNNKGIQQARQMAQAIKNTKLSFDALYTSDLKRAADTANAIVELFGVEARVDSALRERHFGALQGLTIQEAPLLQPTIWQAHIARDLEHELDGGESIHQFALRVQTVLDKIQEQHTGQTILLVSHGGTLDMVYRIASKQALSTERVASVPNASLNWITHQEGGGWSVERWADTRHLEGSALDGVDL; this is translated from the coding sequence ATGTCGACCACAAAACTCTGCCTCATCCGCCATGGTGAAACTACTTGGAATGCTGAAAGACGCCTTCAAGGGCATACCGATATTCCTCTCAATAACAAAGGTATCCAGCAGGCTCGCCAAATGGCGCAGGCTATTAAAAATACAAAGCTGTCGTTCGATGCTTTATATACCAGCGACCTTAAAAGAGCTGCCGACACTGCAAATGCTATTGTGGAATTGTTTGGCGTAGAAGCAAGGGTTGATAGCGCCTTACGAGAGCGCCATTTTGGCGCACTTCAAGGGCTCACGATTCAAGAGGCGCCATTACTGCAGCCAACAATTTGGCAAGCTCATATTGCTCGTGACCTAGAGCATGAACTCGACGGTGGTGAAAGTATCCATCAATTTGCATTACGCGTTCAAACCGTTTTAGACAAGATACAAGAGCAGCATACAGGCCAAACGATTTTGCTTGTGAGTCATGGCGGCACTCTCGACATGGTATATCGAATTGCTAGCAAGCAAGCTTTAAGTACAGAGCGAGTAGCCTCAGTGCCAAATGCTTCACTAAATTGGATTACCCATCAGGAGGGTGGGGGCTGGTCAGTTGAGAGATGGGCCGATACTCGCCATCTTGAAGGTTCCGCCCTAGATGGCGTCGACCTCTAA
- a CDS encoding transporter substrate-binding domain-containing protein: protein MRLERIITILLVSLFFLSGCSKEGPSKLIKVAISPAVPPMLFEKDGKYSGIDLELFEGYCKSRGCTFKVTAYDWLGMLGAVTSGQADVAFSGISITDKRKEVMDFSNPYFTSTWQLIGLKNRNIKITDLSQLSKYTIAYPTGSVFDDYVKNVLQPKGYYSVEQVKLYPSPTEALLALQNGNVDLVFVDNVMLVNYQKTLNLPVSSSYQVVGFDNLGFAFKKGSKLRDDFNLYLAELGPEKLKAIIDRWTQ, encoded by the coding sequence ATGAGACTTGAACGCATCATTACAATATTGTTAGTAAGCCTATTTTTTCTGAGCGGTTGCTCTAAAGAAGGGCCATCTAAGCTCATTAAGGTTGCCATATCGCCCGCGGTTCCTCCAATGCTGTTTGAAAAGGATGGGAAATACTCAGGCATAGACTTAGAGTTATTTGAGGGCTATTGTAAGTCACGAGGCTGTACATTTAAGGTAACAGCTTACGATTGGCTTGGCATGCTGGGCGCTGTAACTAGTGGCCAAGCTGATGTAGCATTCTCTGGAATTTCAATTACAGACAAGCGCAAAGAGGTGATGGATTTTTCTAATCCATATTTCACTAGCACCTGGCAATTGATTGGTTTAAAAAACCGAAATATCAAAATAACGGATTTATCACAACTCAGTAAATATACAATTGCCTATCCGACAGGAAGCGTGTTTGATGATTATGTGAAAAATGTATTGCAGCCAAAAGGATATTACTCAGTTGAGCAAGTAAAGCTATACCCATCGCCAACCGAAGCCTTGCTTGCATTGCAAAACGGTAATGTAGACTTGGTATTTGTTGATAACGTGATGTTAGTAAATTATCAAAAAACCTTAAATCTGCCAGTTAGTAGTAGCTACCAAGTTGTTGGGTTTGACAATCTCGGATTTGCTTTCAAAAAAGGCTCTAAGTTGCGCGATGACTTCAACTTATATCTTGCTGAACTCGGACCAGAAAAGTTAAAAGCCATTATTGATCGTTGGACCCAATAA
- a CDS encoding phasin family protein, producing the protein MFKNQFTENQAKSAESARALSQTALENAQELAEINYQVAQQAVANAQAKAAELMKGKDAKAALDLLQSPEVQEAVAEVAEYQKKVGAVLRRGNQELVEAVEAAINQSQDDLKSFVAAATSKAPAGSEAYVSSFTSAFNTAMQNFDQVRSSTQDAFANFEKSVETAIKSAQGQFGQAPKAKSRTK; encoded by the coding sequence ATGTTCAAAAATCAATTTACAGAAAACCAAGCTAAATCCGCAGAAAGTGCGCGCGCACTGAGCCAAACTGCCCTTGAAAATGCTCAAGAGCTAGCAGAAATCAATTACCAAGTTGCACAACAAGCTGTTGCAAATGCTCAAGCTAAAGCAGCTGAATTAATGAAGGGTAAAGATGCTAAAGCAGCTTTAGACCTTCTGCAAAGTCCAGAAGTACAAGAGGCCGTAGCTGAAGTTGCCGAGTATCAGAAAAAAGTTGGTGCAGTACTGCGCCGTGGCAACCAAGAGCTGGTTGAGGCTGTAGAAGCTGCTATCAATCAATCACAGGATGATCTGAAGAGTTTTGTGGCCGCTGCTACATCAAAGGCGCCTGCTGGATCAGAGGCGTATGTCAGCTCCTTTACCTCCGCATTCAATACGGCAATGCAAAACTTTGATCAAGTACGATCAAGCACTCAAGACGCATTTGCAAACTTTGAGAAAAGTGTAGAAACTGCAATAAAGAGCGCACAGGGTCAATTTGGCCAGGCTCCGAAAGCAAAAAGTCGTACTAAATAA